The genomic window ATCCTCCCGGGGGCCGGCCGCGAAACCGTCGTGGTGATCCGCCAGATGATCCAGGAGCGCAGCCGCACTCCGGTGCCGTCGCTCCGCGCGGCCTGCCCGAACGTCCCATGGTCCCTCGACGCACTCGTCGCCAAGTGCCTGGATCCCGATCCCGGACGGCGATACCAGTCCGCTCACGACCTGGGGGAGGACCTCCGCCGCTTCCTGGACAACCTGCCCATGAAGCACTGCCCGGAGCCCAGCGTCCGGGAGCGGGCCGCGAAATGGGCGAGGCGCCATCCGACGCTCGCCAGCTCCACGTCGATCGCCTGCCTCTGCGTCGCCCTGGTCGTCGTCCTGGGCGGGATCGGGTGGAAGGCCTACGACACCATGCTCGGGCTGTCGGCCCGGATGAAGCTGAGGGCCTTCGAGTCCGCCTCCATCGAGGCCCAGTTCCTCCTCAGCGTCGGCTCCGAGGCCTCGATGATGATCCGCGGCATGGAGAAGTCCCGGGCGTTGCTCGAATCGCTCGGGATCCCAGGGCCTGACCTGGAAGCGCCCATGGGGGGCCATCAGGCCCCGCCCCGCGGCTCGACCGACGAGCGGGGCCGGGTCGTCCGTCTCCCGGACTGGGTCGAACGACTCACGCCGGAGGAGGCGGGACGGGTGCGACAGAGGGCCGCCAGCCTGCTGATCCTGCATGCCAGGGCGGGCGTGACATGGACGGCCCTGAGGGGATCGGCCGAGGACCGCCGTCTCGCACTTTCGAGAGGGGTCGAGCTGCTGGAGATGGCACGGACACTGGACCCCGAGCTGGCGTTCCCCGTCGACCGAGACCGGGCCCGGTTCGAAGCCGCCCTCGAGGGGCGTCACGACGAGGGGACGCGCGAGGGAGAGCAGCCAGGAAGGAGGCCGACATCGCCCGAGGCGTGGGCGCTGCTCGCTTCGTCGCTCCTGGCGGATGGGGAGGTGGCGGCGGCGGAGGCCGCCATCCGAGAGGCTCTCGCACAGGACGTGACCTCGCTCTGGGCTTGGTTCGCCCTTGGCCATTGCTACCACGAGCAGCGTCGCTATCTCGAGGCTGCGGGCTGCTTCAGCGCGTGCGTGGCACTCGGACCCGGATATCCGATCTGTCACTTCAATCGGGGCCTTTCCCTCGCCAGGGGAGGCCGTCTCCTCGAGGCCGTGGCGGCGTACGACCATGCCGTCCGGCTCGACCCGTCGCTCGTCGAGGCCCGGGCGAATCGCGCCCTCGTGGAGCTGGAGCTGGACCGCGTCGAGGACGCCTTGGCCGACCTCCGCGTCGCGGAGCGGGCCGGCTGTCGCGAGCCGGCCGTGCTGGCGGCCCTGGGAGAGTCGCTGGCCCGGCTGGGCCGCCCGGACGAGGCGGAGGCGTGGTTCAGCGACCTCCTGCGGAGCAACCCCGCCGATGCGGTCGTGCGGATCGCCCGCGGGATGTCCCGGCTCTCGGCTGACCCGCAAGGCGCGATGGCCGACTTCACGGCGGTCCTCGCCCGGGATCCGCGTAGCCCGCTGGCCCATTATGGGGCCGCACGCGTGCTCCGCCGCCACGACCACCGGGGGGCGATCTCGCACCTGAACGCGGCGATCGAGGCGGATCCCGACCTGATCGACGCGATCGAGCTCCGCGCCCTGGAGAGGGGGCACGTCGGCGAGCGGTCCGCGCTCGAGGACGTGGACCGCCTCACCCATGCGGCGACGCCCCGTCGGCTCTACAATGCCGCCTGCGCGCTCGCCCTCTACGGGAATGCATCGGGCGATGCGGTCAGCCTGGACCGGGCGATCGAGATCCTGTCCGAGGCGATCCGAGCGGGATTCCCACCCGCCCAGGCGGCCCGGGATCCCGACCTGGCCGCCATCCGGGATCGGCCGGAGTTCGCCCGAATGACGGGACGACCGGCAGCGGGGAAGCCTCGGTCCGGGCCTCCCCGCGCCTGAGGTCGCGGGCGGTCAGCGGGGACGTTCGTCCGCGGGGACGGCTTCCGGTCCGGAGGAGCGAGCCGAGGACCGCCGAGGCTCGTCGGTCGCGGCCGGCGTCCCCCCCGCGCCCGCGGCGACCTGCGGCCCGGGCGTGTACGGGTAGAATGGCGTCCGGTCGAAGAGGTTCCTCGGGCGAAGGTCGTACCCGCTCCACATGACGAGCGCGGAACCTTCCCACGCGTCGTCGCCCGGCCAGAACTTCGGGCCGCTGCCGGGCTTCCCGTCCTCGTCGCGCGGCTCGTGGTGCGCGGAGGACGTCGCCCAGAGCACGATGTCGGCCAGCTCGATCGTCTCCTCATCCTTCACCATGTTGGGGAGGTTCGAGAAGATGTTCTCCAGCGGCCTTTCCGGGTGGGCCCGCGTGACCCAGAAGTCGTGGCGGGTGAATTCCTCCTTGTGCCGCGATGAGCCCATTCGGAGGGGATGCAGGTCGTAGGCGATGGTGTCGCCCCGGCCGTTCTTGCGGTCGCTCGCGATCCGGACCATGGTGAATTCGCGAGGGTCCCAGTCGATGCCCCCCTCGAACCCTCGGTTGAACGGCTCCTCGAGATCCTCCGCGCCCGGGCCGGCCGGATCCTCGACATGCCTCATGACCATGGCGGAGTTGCGGCGGCCGTCGATCAGGTCCATGTCGATCCGCCAGTGCGTATTGTGCATGTGGGCCTCGCCGCGGTGCCCCGGCAGGTTCTGCCCGGTCGAGCCAAGTCGGAGGCTTACGGCCCCGTCGTCATGGAACCCGTACGACATCAGATACATGTAGTTCCCGGCCTCGAGCGCGCCCCAGATCACGAGCTCTCGGCCGCGGCGGACGCCGTGCGCGTAGTCCTTCCAGACGACGCCGCGGTCGCGGACCTCGCGGACGACCGTGGGGTAGGAATCCCCCGGGAAAGGGGGCAGGAGCATGCCGGTCGCCCCCGCGTCCTCTTCTCGGACCTGCGCCATCGGGAACGAGAAGCCCGTGAGGTCGAAGTAGCGGATGTAGGACGAATGGTGATACGGGACGAACAGCTCGGCCACGCGGACCTCGCCCAGGATCTTGATCCAATCCTCTTCGAGATTCCGCCTGTACCAGGCGCCCGTGATGTAGAGCCCCTTGTGCAGTCCCCGGGCATAGTGGACCTTCCACGCCGTGCCCTTCCGGGGCTCCAGGCCGCCCGACTCGCCGACCGGGAACTCGGCGATCGTCTCCTGCGACGCGGGATCGGCCCGGGCCGTCCGGGAGAAGGTGATCTGCGCCTCGGCCCGCGGCGAGGCCGCGGCGACCGTCCCGATCCCCGCGGCGACCACGAGCGGGAGCATGACGCGTGCGAGGATGGGGCGCGACGCCCCGGTCGGCCGGGAGTGCCTGTGCATCTGGCTCGTCCTCTCGAAGCTAGCGGGGCTTCCGCGGCTGGGGGAATTCTTCCGGAGCGGCGGTCGTCACCTCTCGCGTGGTGAGGTCGATCCGGGGCCGGGGATAGCTGAGGTCCTTGGTCCCCACCCGGTACGTCAGGTAGACGACGCGGTGGATCCTCGGGTCGTCTCCCACGGTGAACTGGCTGAACTGGGGGTAGACCGAAAGCTTGTTTCCGAACTTCTCGAAGAGGGCCTTCACAGGATCGCTGCGCTCCCGAGCGAGGGCCTGCGCATCCTCGTATTCTTCATCCGAGAGAGCCGATCGCAGGTGGGCGGCCTCCTCCATCCTCACGACCTTCCCGGTCGCGACGTCCACCGTGGCGAAGATGGTGACGTCGTCCCGGTAGCGATACGTCGTGACGAGGGCCAGGATACCGCCGCGCGGGGCGGCCGGCGCCGATGGCCTGGCCTCGGCCTCCCCCTCCTCGCGATCCGCGTCGCGAGGCGGCGACGCGGACGCCTCGGCGGGCCCCGGGGCCGGCGGCTGCTTGAGATCGACGACCTCGACGCCGACGACATACTGCCGCCGATCGACGTCTCGCCGCTCCGGCTCGTCATCCTTCTTGCGGGACTGCTCGATCGCCTCTCGGGCCGATCGGACGGCCCCCTGGACCTGCTGCGGGCTCAGGCCGGCACGCGGGGCCGGCGTCCCCTGGGCCCCGACCGAGGCGGGCGCGAGGAAGGCCGCCGCGACGACGAGCGGGCGGATGCGCCTCCATGGGAGGCATCGCGTTGAGAGCATCGGGATGTTTCCTGGGCAATCAGGCCGCCGCGGACCGACACGCAGGCCGGTCCGCGGCGGATCGAATCGACAGTCCCGTCACGCCGGGGGCGATCACGGCTCCTTGATGTCGAGGTTGGCCTCCAGGACCTTGGCGATCCGGTGCCGGCACTCCTCGAGGTGGGCCTTGCTCGTGTCGTCGAGCGAGCCGGCCTTCGTGTCCATGACCGTGCCGATCTTCTGGCCCACCTCCCTGAGGTGGAGCCGGGCGAGGGCACGGGCGTCGGCGGGTACGTTCCGCCCGCCGCCGCTCAGGAAGACGACGAAGGTGTAGGAGTCGCTGGCCGAGCCGGGCCGGTCGCCCAGGACCATGTTGCTCAGCCGCCGCAGGTGCTCGCGCTGGAGGTTGCGGCGGACGGTGGAGAGGACGACCTTCGGCGCCTTCGCGTCCTTCGGATCGGGCACCTTGTCGATGTCCGACCAGATGCCCTCGGTGAGGGAGCGGAAGACTTCCTCCATCCGGAGCGGGTCGCTCCCCGCGTCGGCCTGGAGCTGCTGGTTCTGGATGCGAGCCAGGACGCCGCCGCTGAGGCAGTGGGCCAGGACGATCTTCTGGATCCCGAGGATCCGCTCGAAGACGGAGATGTCCACGGCCGGCCCGTAGCCGTTCTCATCGCCCCAGTGCATCCAGCGCTCGACTCCCAGGCGGCGGAGCAGGGCCGGGGAGAACTGGAAGGCCTTGTCGCTGAGCACGTTGTCGCTCAGGAACTTGAGGCATTCGCGCTGCTTGGCCCCCGACACGGGGACGATCGGGTCGCGGGCGTCCTTGTCCGCCTTGTGGTCGCGAGAGACCGACTGCCCGCCGATGAACTGCGAGGCGAGCGTGGCGCCGTCGCCCCACTGGCTGAGCAGGATGCCGAAGGCCTTGCGGGTGCGCGCCCAGGACTCGCCGTCCTTCACCACGCGTGCGTCGAGGTCCTTGAGGAGGTCGGACGCGAGCTGGATGCGATCCCGGCCATAGGCGCAGGGGTCGCTCCCCATGTCCCAGCGGTTCACGTAAGGGTCATCGTTGAGCGCCGCGTCCTCGTCGGTGGCGTAGACGAGGTCGTGCTCCGGGGCCCGGGACGCGATCTTCTTCAGCTCGGACGCCTCGTCGCCGTCGGCCGGCTTGTAGGCGTACTCGATCGCCCAGTAGTCGTAGGGCCCGAGGGTCGTCGGATAGTAGTCGCCCTGCTTCTTGCCCTTGGGGGCGATGTTCACCGGGCAGTAGTCCATGACGCTGCCCACCAGCCCGCGGGCGTGGGTCAGGTTCGTGTCGTGGAGCTGGTCCTCGTTGAGCATCGTGCTCGCCTTGAAGTTGTGCCTCAGGCCCAGCGAGTGGCCGACCTCGTGCATCGTGATGTACTTGATCGCCTGGGCCAGGAACTCCTCCGGCAGTTCCGGCTTCGTCTCGGGCTTCTTGGCGGCCTTGTCCTTGTCCTTATCTTTGTCCTTGTCCTTCTCGATCGGCGGGGCAGACGGCTTCGGCGGATCGGCCAGGGCCACGGCGGCGAAGCCGAGGTCGTTCTGGAAACCGGTCTGGAGCTGGCACAGGCCGCGACGCGAGAAGGCGTTCTTGCTGGCGAGCTGCCACTGGAGGAAGTTCTGCTCGGCGGGGACGACGTCGCCGACCATCTGGCCGGGCTTCGCGTCGAGGGCCGCGACGCCGGGGAGCCTGCCGCCCCCGGGCTGGCCGAACCCCATCTTCGAAGCCAGGATCGGGCTGATGACCTCGCCGAAGGCGAGCGGCGTCACGTGGGGATCACCCCCCGCCGCGGCCGTGCTGCCGATCAGCAGCGCGTAGTTCTCCTTCCAGTAGCGGACGAAGCTGGCGTCGAAGACGACGTCGCCATCGATCATCTCCCCGGTGATCGGGTTGGAGCGGAGGCAGGACATCGCGTAGCTCGTGTCGCTGGTGATCCAGCGGAACGTGCAGTAGTTCGTGTCCTCCGGATCGAAGACGTCCCGGTCGGACTCCTGCCAGCGGACCGCGATGGCGTTCTTGAAGCCGATCTTCTCGAACGCCTTGTTCCACTCGCTGATGCCTTCCTCGACGTAAGGCCGGTACTCCAGGGGGACGGTGTCCTCGACGTACCAGATGATCTGCTTCTTGGGCGGCGACAGCTTGGCCCGCGGGTCGGACTTCTCGAGCCGCCAGCGATTGATGTACCGGACGAAGTTCGAATCCGGGCTGGTGACGCCGAAGTCCTTGGTGGCGTTCAGGAAGTGGCCAACCCGGTCGTCGGCCGCGCGGGGCCGGTAGCCCATCTCGTTGGCCTTGATGACGCTGAAGTGCAGGACCAGCGTGACGCCCCGCGGATCGGCGACCTCGCCGCCGCCGGACATCCGCGAGCGGAAGCCGCCGCCGTAGGTCGCCTCCAGCTCCAGCTCCACGTTGCCCGGGAAGCCCTTGGCCTTCGTCCAGTGGCTCCGGCTCCGGTCCGGCATCCCGAGGCCGACGTTCGCGAAATCGCTCATGAAAACCTCGGTGAGGTCGATGAGCGCCGCGTTGCCCCGCATCGGATTCTGCGTGACGATGGGGACCGCCATGAGGATGGAGTCGGTGTAATTCTGCTTGACCGCCTTCTCCAGC from Aquisphaera giovannonii includes these protein-coding regions:
- a CDS encoding protein kinase domain-containing protein, translated to MPGRRHGDESSSMDLKDRTNARKPGGGPEGGGPRPVGPRRYESDAGPLPWDAWNLPAESAESLSNSAESTVLRSPFSPRCLRRSDLPHSPQHPQIKGSDAASSASAGEPPAGSNGVRLGRGRLPSVGDEIGGFRLVLELGRGAFARVFLAEEARLAGRLVAVKISRAEGDEPRMLARLHHANIMPVHSVHDDPATGLRVLCMPYFGGANLAQVLNHSWGFAQPRPSGKGLVEAIDELSHRIPEELRADASFSRRCRSRTSPSSRAGGALQPSMRAHACANPAEPVRASERFPSGFRSLVGRLVGGGQSSPLPAEAEKEAFVPSRMFLRNADGLHAAVWIAARLAEGLDHAHSHGLLHRDLKPANILIAADGTPMLLDFNLAAVRDEDGRDGDGASRAALGGTIPYMSPEHLDALDAAGTTTPDQVDERSDLYSLGLILFEMIAGVHPFLEILPGAGRETVVVIRQMIQERSRTPVPSLRAACPNVPWSLDALVAKCLDPDPGRRYQSAHDLGEDLRRFLDNLPMKHCPEPSVRERAAKWARRHPTLASSTSIACLCVALVVVLGGIGWKAYDTMLGLSARMKLRAFESASIEAQFLLSVGSEASMMIRGMEKSRALLESLGIPGPDLEAPMGGHQAPPRGSTDERGRVVRLPDWVERLTPEEAGRVRQRAASLLILHARAGVTWTALRGSAEDRRLALSRGVELLEMARTLDPELAFPVDRDRARFEAALEGRHDEGTREGEQPGRRPTSPEAWALLASSLLADGEVAAAEAAIREALAQDVTSLWAWFALGHCYHEQRRYLEAAGCFSACVALGPGYPICHFNRGLSLARGGRLLEAVAAYDHAVRLDPSLVEARANRALVELELDRVEDALADLRVAERAGCREPAVLAALGESLARLGRPDEAEAWFSDLLRSNPADAVVRIARGMSRLSADPQGAMADFTAVLARDPRSPLAHYGAARVLRRHDHRGAISHLNAAIEADPDLIDAIELRALERGHVGERSALEDVDRLTHAATPRRLYNAACALALYGNASGDAVSLDRAIEILSEAIRAGFPPAQAARDPDLAAIRDRPEFARMTGRPAAGKPRSGPPRA
- a CDS encoding copper amine oxidase, which codes for MHRHSRPTGASRPILARVMLPLVVAAGIGTVAAASPRAEAQITFSRTARADPASQETIAEFPVGESGGLEPRKGTAWKVHYARGLHKGLYITGAWYRRNLEEDWIKILGEVRVAELFVPYHHSSYIRYFDLTGFSFPMAQVREEDAGATGMLLPPFPGDSYPTVVREVRDRGVVWKDYAHGVRRGRELVIWGALEAGNYMYLMSYGFHDDGAVSLRLGSTGQNLPGHRGEAHMHNTHWRIDMDLIDGRRNSAMVMRHVEDPAGPGAEDLEEPFNRGFEGGIDWDPREFTMVRIASDRKNGRGDTIAYDLHPLRMGSSRHKEEFTRHDFWVTRAHPERPLENIFSNLPNMVKDEETIELADIVLWATSSAHHEPRDEDGKPGSGPKFWPGDDAWEGSALVMWSGYDLRPRNLFDRTPFYPYTPGPQVAAGAGGTPAATDEPRRSSARSSGPEAVPADERPR
- a CDS encoding zinc-dependent metalloprotease, with amino-acid sequence MAQEAQAPLNFEVVVPRQASANRGPRNNFRDFNEVTQGAEKIEGLFNLYLTGDHLYMEIRPDQYNQPLLTPTTIARGMAQAGIPVGDDERVLVLRRVGDRVQIVRRNIFFKAPAGSPLEKAVKQNYTDSILMAVPIVTQNPMRGNAALIDLTEVFMSDFANVGLGMPDRSRSHWTKAKGFPGNVELELEATYGGGFRSRMSGGGEVADPRGVTLVLHFSVIKANEMGYRPRAADDRVGHFLNATKDFGVTSPDSNFVRYINRWRLEKSDPRAKLSPPKKQIIWYVEDTVPLEYRPYVEEGISEWNKAFEKIGFKNAIAVRWQESDRDVFDPEDTNYCTFRWITSDTSYAMSCLRSNPITGEMIDGDVVFDASFVRYWKENYALLIGSTAAAGGDPHVTPLAFGEVISPILASKMGFGQPGGGRLPGVAALDAKPGQMVGDVVPAEQNFLQWQLASKNAFSRRGLCQLQTGFQNDLGFAAVALADPPKPSAPPIEKDKDKDKDKDKAAKKPETKPELPEEFLAQAIKYITMHEVGHSLGLRHNFKASTMLNEDQLHDTNLTHARGLVGSVMDYCPVNIAPKGKKQGDYYPTTLGPYDYWAIEYAYKPADGDEASELKKIASRAPEHDLVYATDEDAALNDDPYVNRWDMGSDPCAYGRDRIQLASDLLKDLDARVVKDGESWARTRKAFGILLSQWGDGATLASQFIGGQSVSRDHKADKDARDPIVPVSGAKQRECLKFLSDNVLSDKAFQFSPALLRRLGVERWMHWGDENGYGPAVDISVFERILGIQKIVLAHCLSGGVLARIQNQQLQADAGSDPLRMEEVFRSLTEGIWSDIDKVPDPKDAKAPKVVLSTVRRNLQREHLRRLSNMVLGDRPGSASDSYTFVVFLSGGGRNVPADARALARLHLREVGQKIGTVMDTKAGSLDDTSKAHLEECRHRIAKVLEANLDIKEP